The following DNA comes from Methanobrevibacter millerae.
GAAGATATTCAGGAATCTAGTGAAGATAATATAGATGACGATGAATCTAATGTAGATAATGACGATAATATTCAAGAATCTATTAAACAAGGAGATGTAGAAGATGGTACTCAAGACAGCGATAGAAGTAGTGAAATTAGCGAAACGTCCGAAGACGTACGTAGCCTACAAGGTACTGAAGACAGCCTACAAGATACACAAGAACTCAAAAAACAAGAGAATGTAGCTGAAGTCTTGGATATTGTGGATAAGAATCCAAGAATTACTTTATGGTCTTCAAGATCAGCTGCAGTATTTAGATACTTAAGAAAAACCGAGCCAGAATTCAGTATAAGCAGAGAAGCTTCCATATTGATTGATGAAGCGGTTTCTAAAAAATATCCACACATATGGAAATTGTTTGAAGATATTTAAGCTTATTCGAAGTTTTCCAATAGACTTTGATAAGCTCCATCTATTTTTATATACTTTTCAGCCCTGTCTACAACCACACCTAACCTTTTCAATTCGTTTTTGTTTTTGAAAGGCATTTTTTTTCTGATAGAAATTATTTTTCTAGCGGACTTTATACCGATACCAGGTACGCGAATCAGTTCAACGAATGGTGCAGAATTGATTTCTACGGGGAATATATCCATGTTCTCTGCAGCAAGAATCTTCGGATCCTGAGTTAATGACAGTTGGTTGTTTTCATCAAATACTAGTTCTTTAAGTTTGAAATGATAATCGTTAAGCAGACTGTCTGCGTTATAGAGTTTTGCGGTTCTGTCGGTACTGCAGGCTTCCTTATTCTGAAATTCTGTCTCTTCAATTGGTGAGAATGCGGAGAAATATGTACGTTTCAGCTTGGTTTTATTGTAAATTTTTTCCATTCTGTGTAGAATTTCCCTGTCACTTTCGTCATTTGCACCGATAATGAGCTGTGTGGTATGGGTAGAATTAGGATATGTTGTACTTTTTCCATGTAAATTATCTATCCAATGCAGCCTTTTCAGTATATCCTTATTATAATCTTTAGTTGATGAGAGCTCAGCAAGGCCTGATGCGGTTGCGGCCTCTATATTAATGCTTACTCTATTGGCAAGAGCCATTGCTCTTTTAATTGAATCTTTTGAAGCTCCAGGAACGATTTTCAAATGGATGTAATCGTCATAGCCATAGTCCTTTCTCAGGATTCTTATGGTTTCTATTGTCTTTTCCATTGTAAGATCTTCATCCTTATCAACGCCTGAACTTAGGAATAATCCGTTGACAAGGCCTCTATTGTAATAGTTCAGAAAGGTGCTGGCCAGTTCTTCGGGAGCAAGTTCCAGCCTTGTAAAATTCCTTTTGGACTGGTTAATGCAGTACTTGCAGTCATTTTTGCATTTATTGGTAAGAAGAGTTTTGAAAAGTGGAATCTGACAGCCGTTATGTCCGGTTGCATGATAAATTCCCGGCAAATTAACTTGAGAGCTTTTGTTGTGATTTACGTAATCGCATAAATCATATTGTGCCGAATCGGTTAATATTTTCATCTTCTCCAATGTTGTCATAGTAATAATATTGTATTTTTGTTATATTTAATCATATTTATTGTATAATTAATATATAGGAGTAATTTTTCCGGTATAAACTATTCGATAAAGTGTTGAATTTATGATTTAATCATTAGGATTCTTGAAATATACAGTCTGCATATATATTTTATATATTGGATAAATCCTTTAATTTATATTATAATTAATGAATAATATAATAATATGAGAAGCATTATTTACATATATTTATAAATTTACTTGTTTTTCATGAGATTGCTTTATAAATTATATATTAATCGTTTATTGTAAAAGGATTGTGAAATTTTAACAGAGTTATATCTTGATATTGATTAAATTGATTTAAACAATTAATAATTAATAATATCAATGAATATTATGTTAATTTAATATAATAGCTATAATTAACTTTAATTAATATAATTAATTAATTTATACTCTTGAATAAATTAACATAATTATTTGAGACATTTAATTTTTTTTGAAAAATCCTCTTAAAAACGCTTCTTTCGTTTTTTTTGGTTTTAGTTTTTTTGGCCTTTTCGGATGCGGTTTTTTCCATTTACAATAGATTTTTTCAATCTATTTTTTAGTATCCTTTCCACCTTAACATTGTTATATTTGAACCGTGTCAGTATAACTTTGTTATAATTGGATATTGTCAATATTTTTTAAAATTACTATACAGTACGATAAAATTGTATCTAATAGATATCAAACTGGATATTTTTTGCAATTTTTCATGTAAAACTGTATAGTTTATATA
Coding sequences within:
- a CDS encoding radical SAM protein; amino-acid sequence: MTTLEKMKILTDSAQYDLCDYVNHNKSSQVNLPGIYHATGHNGCQIPLFKTLLTNKCKNDCKYCINQSKRNFTRLELAPEELASTFLNYYNRGLVNGLFLSSGVDKDEDLTMEKTIETIRILRKDYGYDDYIHLKIVPGASKDSIKRAMALANRVSINIEAATASGLAELSSTKDYNKDILKRLHWIDNLHGKSTTYPNSTHTTQLIIGANDESDREILHRMEKIYNKTKLKRTYFSAFSPIEETEFQNKEACSTDRTAKLYNADSLLNDYHFKLKELVFDENNQLSLTQDPKILAAENMDIFPVEINSAPFVELIRVPGIGIKSARKIISIRKKMPFKNKNELKRLGVVVDRAEKYIKIDGAYQSLLENFE
- a CDS encoding AAA family ATPase → MDRGLGKGLDSLIPNYYDEDFDSNNALSLDDMLKENEEKSSESNDEDIVDDEINTEDIQESSEDNIDDDESNVDNDDNIQESIKQGDVEDGTQDSDRSSEISETSEDVRSLQGTEDSLQDTQELKKQENVAEVLDIVDKNPRITLWSSRSAAVFRYLRKTEPEFSISREASILIDEAVSKKYPHIWKLFEDI